In the Verrucomicrobiia bacterium genome, one interval contains:
- the recJ gene encoding single-stranded-DNA-specific exonuclease RecJ, translating to MKFRWSLAAAQPLLAGQLAKQLHIPALLAQCLLNRKLGDPLSIAGFLQPRLKDLVDPFLLPNMKAAIERLFAAHQHREPLVIFGDYDVDGVTATALLVEVLQGLGWSVSYYLPRRLDEGYGLSQEAVENCLKKFPVKLLLAVDCGSANPGPIAWLGARGVDVIVLDHHQVSTPAPAALALVNPQLQPRSGLPTAIEADRLAVTEFCSAGLAFKLAHALVKHGRVAGLAGAATFDLRPLLDLVALGTIADLVPLTGENRTLASAGLERLNSTRRPGLVALKKVAQCPAPIGVYETGFQLAPRLNAAGRLEDAEQALQLLLASGLEAAMPLAQALDGRNRERQTIERRITQEALAAVQARLDVNHDFVIVEANPSWHIGVVGIVASRLLQQFHRPTIIAGGQGNEYRGSGRSIAGFDLAAALRECGDLLVRHGGHAMSAGLTVLPGKIDLLRARLNELVREALPPEAFQPTLQLDATVGLGEMNLECLAHLGHLKPMGCGNPGFQFMTRNVRHQRPAQRLGPDRQHLKMWVTDGTASCEALWWGAGSAAPPKDPFDLAFVPQINEYNGRRCVQLKVLDWSEGNV from the coding sequence ATGAAATTTCGCTGGTCTCTGGCCGCCGCGCAGCCGCTACTGGCCGGGCAGTTGGCAAAGCAGTTGCACATCCCGGCGCTGCTGGCCCAATGCCTGTTGAATCGGAAGCTGGGCGACCCTCTTTCCATTGCCGGTTTTCTACAACCCAGGCTTAAAGACCTGGTCGATCCATTCCTGCTGCCCAACATGAAGGCGGCCATCGAGCGGCTCTTTGCAGCCCATCAACACCGCGAGCCGTTGGTGATTTTTGGCGATTATGACGTGGATGGCGTAACTGCCACGGCCCTGCTAGTCGAAGTCCTCCAAGGGCTGGGTTGGTCTGTCTCGTACTACCTGCCCCGGCGGCTGGATGAGGGATACGGCTTGAGCCAGGAGGCAGTTGAGAATTGCCTGAAAAAATTCCCGGTCAAATTGCTTCTGGCGGTGGACTGCGGTTCAGCCAACCCTGGACCAATCGCGTGGTTGGGCGCGCGCGGGGTGGATGTCATCGTGCTCGACCATCACCAGGTCTCGACTCCTGCTCCGGCCGCTTTGGCGCTGGTAAACCCTCAGCTCCAGCCCAGGAGCGGCTTGCCCACGGCGATTGAGGCCGACCGCCTCGCGGTTACGGAGTTTTGCTCCGCCGGGCTGGCGTTTAAATTGGCGCATGCGCTTGTTAAGCACGGGCGCGTAGCCGGATTGGCGGGCGCCGCCACATTCGATCTGCGCCCGCTGCTGGATTTGGTTGCTTTGGGCACCATTGCTGATCTTGTCCCCCTAACCGGTGAGAATCGGACGCTGGCCTCCGCTGGCCTGGAGCGATTGAATTCGACCAGGCGCCCCGGACTGGTTGCTTTGAAAAAAGTGGCCCAATGCCCCGCGCCGATTGGGGTGTATGAAACTGGATTCCAGCTTGCGCCGCGCCTGAACGCGGCGGGACGCCTCGAAGACGCTGAACAGGCGCTGCAATTGCTCCTTGCGTCCGGTTTGGAGGCTGCGATGCCGTTGGCCCAGGCTCTGGATGGCCGTAACCGCGAGCGCCAAACCATCGAGCGGCGCATCACGCAGGAGGCGTTGGCGGCTGTTCAGGCCAGGCTCGACGTGAATCACGATTTCGTTATTGTTGAAGCCAATCCATCGTGGCACATCGGGGTCGTTGGCATCGTTGCATCCCGGTTGCTCCAGCAATTCCACCGGCCCACAATCATCGCCGGGGGCCAAGGCAATGAATACCGCGGCTCTGGGCGCAGCATTGCCGGGTTTGACCTGGCTGCCGCTTTGCGCGAGTGCGGCGATTTGCTGGTCCGGCACGGCGGCCATGCCATGTCTGCCGGCCTGACGGTCCTCCCTGGGAAAATCGACCTGCTCCGCGCGCGTCTCAATGAACTGGTTCGAGAGGCCCTGCCGCCTGAAGCGTTCCAACCCACCTTGCAGCTCGATGCCACGGTTGGCTTGGGGGAAATGAACCTCGAATGCCTGGCGCATCTCGGCCATTTGAAGCCGATGGGCTGCGGCAACCCTGGTTTCCAGTTCATGACTCGCAACGTGCGCCACCAGCGCCCCGCTCAACGCCTGGGCCCCGACCGCCAGCATCTCAAGATGTGGGTCACCGACGGTACGGCCTCTTGTGAAGCTCTTTGGTGGGGGGCTGGTTCTGCCGCGCCTCCCAAGGACCCCTTTGACCTGGCCTTTGTCCCCCAAATCAACGAGTACAATGGCCGGCGGTGCGTGCAATTAAAGGTGCTCGATTGGAGTGAGGGAAATGTCTAA
- a CDS encoding NUDIX domain-containing protein, which produces MSKESSALLMYRRGSAEFLLVHPGGPFWKNKDAGAWTIPKGELKPGEEPLLAAQREFEEELGFKPHGPFIPLSPIKQKAGKLVRAWAFEGDFDTTRLQSNTFSMEWPPRSGHQQEFPEVDRAAFFHLNEAKEKINPAQVAFLIELSQRLEGS; this is translated from the coding sequence ATGTCTAAAGAGAGTTCAGCGCTGTTGATGTATCGACGGGGGTCTGCGGAGTTTCTGCTGGTCCACCCGGGCGGCCCCTTTTGGAAAAACAAGGATGCCGGAGCCTGGACCATTCCCAAAGGAGAACTCAAGCCCGGAGAGGAGCCGTTATTGGCGGCGCAGCGCGAGTTCGAAGAGGAATTAGGGTTTAAGCCGCACGGGCCGTTCATACCGCTGTCGCCGATCAAACAAAAGGCTGGCAAGCTGGTGCGCGCCTGGGCCTTTGAAGGCGATTTTGACACCACGCGCCTCCAGAGCAACACCTTCAGCATGGAATGGCCGCCCCGCTCCGGACACCAGCAAGAGTTCCCTGAAGTCGATCGCGCTGCGTTCTTTCACCTCAATGAGGCCAAGGAAAAGATTAATCCGGCGCAGGTCGCGTTTCTGATCGAGTTAAGCCAAAGGCTTGAGGGTTCTTAG
- a CDS encoding pitrilysin family protein, whose product MKLRKWLFILLLLGLVSPHGLRGAPAPALEKLPVLRATLTNGLRVIIVYNPLAPVVSTVVNYRVGSDETTPGFPGSAHALEHMMFRGSPGLSADQLADLSAMLGGDDNADTQQAVTQYLFTVPAEDLETALHIEAVRMRGLSLTPKQWDQERGAIEQEVAQDLSNPEYVFYVKLLEALFKGTPYAHDALGTRPSFDKTTAAALKQFYQTWYTPNNAILIIVGNVNPQETLAQVKRLFSGIPRKELPPRPQYEFQPVTAETMKLETDQPYGMAVISFRFPGTDSADYAAAQVLSDVLSSQRGKLYGLVPEGKALGAAFAYDSLPKAGVGYAISEFPAGADGQALIDQMRAILENEMTNGVNPELVEAAKRREIASAELQRNSVSGLASVWSEAVAVEGRQSPDDDVEAIRKVTADDVNRVARANLAFSHAISAILTPQPSGKPVSPKGFGGQESFTPKEVKKATLPAWARKAATRLEMPVSTLHPLDTNLANGLRIIVQPETISDTVSVFGRVKSNDKVEEPPGQDGVGSVLEELFSYGTTSLDRLAFQKALDDIGAMESPGASFSLQVLREHFDRGVQLLADNILSPALPAEAFKVIQPELAAAAAGELQSPGYLARRALEIALFSQRDPSARQTTPETIKALSIQEVKSYHQHVFRPDLTTIVVIGKVEPAHAVAVISKYFGQWAATGPKPNTLFPPAPVNAPAINQVPDASRVQDRVTLAQTLGPLTRTNEDYYPLELGNHVLGGAFYATRLYRDLRENAGLVYFVSSQFQVGQTRGVYSVQYACDPPNVSKARAIVISNLQAMQRALVTPPELRQAKVLLLREIPLSESSVDRIAQGWLSRSVLELPLDEPLRAAQRYIKLNAKDVQAAYAKWLKPADLVEVTQGPTPK is encoded by the coding sequence ATGAAATTGAGGAAATGGCTGTTCATTCTGCTGCTTTTGGGGCTGGTATCTCCGCATGGACTGCGCGGCGCTCCAGCGCCAGCGCTTGAAAAACTGCCGGTCCTTCGCGCCACACTCACCAACGGGTTGCGCGTGATCATCGTTTATAATCCGCTGGCCCCGGTCGTGAGCACCGTGGTCAATTACCGGGTCGGCTCGGATGAAACCACGCCGGGCTTTCCCGGTTCGGCGCACGCCCTCGAACACATGATGTTTCGCGGCAGCCCGGGGCTCTCAGCGGACCAACTGGCGGACCTCTCGGCAATGCTTGGGGGCGACGACAATGCCGACACCCAGCAAGCCGTGACACAGTATCTGTTCACTGTGCCCGCCGAGGACCTCGAAACGGCCTTGCACATTGAGGCAGTGCGGATGCGGGGCCTGTCGCTGACACCCAAGCAGTGGGACCAGGAGCGAGGGGCCATCGAGCAGGAGGTGGCACAGGACCTCTCCAATCCGGAATATGTATTTTATGTGAAACTGCTGGAAGCCCTTTTCAAAGGCACCCCTTATGCCCATGACGCCCTGGGCACGCGGCCTTCGTTCGACAAAACCACCGCCGCCGCGCTCAAGCAGTTTTACCAAACCTGGTACACTCCGAATAATGCCATTCTGATCATCGTTGGCAATGTGAACCCTCAAGAAACACTCGCCCAGGTCAAAAGACTCTTCAGCGGCATCCCCCGCAAAGAACTGCCGCCTCGTCCGCAATATGAGTTCCAACCCGTCACGGCTGAAACGATGAAACTCGAGACCGACCAGCCTTATGGGATGGCCGTGATCTCCTTCCGTTTCCCGGGGACCGACAGTGCGGATTACGCCGCGGCGCAGGTCCTCTCGGATGTCCTCAGCAGCCAACGGGGCAAGCTCTATGGGCTTGTGCCGGAAGGCAAGGCGCTGGGCGCCGCCTTTGCCTATGACAGTCTTCCCAAGGCGGGGGTGGGCTATGCCATTAGCGAGTTCCCAGCCGGGGCTGATGGGCAGGCATTGATCGATCAAATGCGCGCTATCCTCGAAAATGAAATGACCAACGGGGTAAACCCTGAGTTGGTCGAGGCCGCCAAACGCCGCGAGATAGCCAGCGCCGAGCTGCAGCGCAATTCCGTTTCGGGTCTGGCTTCGGTTTGGTCCGAAGCGGTAGCCGTCGAAGGGCGGCAATCACCTGATGACGATGTCGAGGCCATTCGCAAGGTGACGGCTGATGATGTGAATCGGGTCGCCAGGGCGAACCTGGCTTTCTCACATGCGATTTCGGCGATTCTGACACCGCAGCCCTCGGGCAAACCGGTGTCGCCAAAGGGCTTTGGCGGCCAGGAATCTTTCACGCCCAAGGAAGTCAAAAAAGCGACGCTGCCTGCCTGGGCCCGAAAGGCGGCAACCCGGCTCGAAATGCCCGTCTCGACCCTTCACCCCCTGGACACTAATCTGGCTAATGGCCTGAGAATCATCGTCCAGCCGGAGACCATCAGCGATACTGTCAGCGTTTTTGGCCGGGTCAAAAGCAATGATAAGGTCGAGGAACCGCCCGGGCAGGACGGGGTGGGGAGCGTGCTCGAGGAACTGTTCTCCTACGGAACAACCTCTCTGGATCGGCTGGCATTCCAAAAGGCATTGGATGACATCGGCGCGATGGAATCGCCCGGCGCGAGCTTTTCGCTGCAGGTTTTGAGGGAACATTTTGATCGAGGGGTCCAGTTGCTGGCCGATAATATCCTGTCGCCTGCGTTGCCAGCGGAGGCATTCAAGGTGATTCAACCCGAGCTTGCGGCAGCCGCAGCCGGGGAGCTGCAAAGCCCCGGTTACCTGGCGCGCCGCGCCCTGGAGATTGCGTTGTTCAGCCAGCGGGATCCCTCCGCGCGCCAAACCACGCCCGAAACGATCAAAGCGCTCTCCATCCAAGAGGTAAAGAGTTACCACCAACACGTCTTTCGCCCCGACCTGACGACCATCGTCGTTATCGGCAAGGTCGAGCCGGCCCACGCTGTGGCGGTCATCTCAAAGTACTTCGGGCAGTGGGCGGCTACCGGCCCGAAGCCCAACACCCTGTTCCCCCCGGCTCCTGTAAACGCCCCGGCCATCAACCAGGTGCCGGATGCCAGCCGCGTGCAAGACCGGGTGACCCTGGCCCAAACGCTGGGGCCCTTGACGCGCACCAACGAGGACTACTACCCGCTCGAATTGGGCAACCACGTTCTGGGCGGCGCTTTTTATGCCACTCGCCTCTATCGCGACCTGCGTGAGAATGCCGGCCTGGTCTATTTCGTTTCGTCGCAATTTCAGGTTGGCCAGACCCGCGGGGTTTATTCGGTCCAATACGCGTGTGACCCGCCCAATGTGTCCAAAGCTCGCGCCATCGTGATTAGCAACCTCCAAGCCATGCAGCGCGCGCTGGTAACGCCACCCGAACTCCGCCAGGCAAAGGTTCTCCTGTTGCGCGAGATTCCGCTTTCGGAGTCCAGTGTGGATCGCATCGCCCAAGGCTGGCTCTCGCGTTCGGTGCTTGAATTGCCTCTCGATGAGCCCCTCCGCGCGGCCCAGCGATACATCAAACTCAATGCCAAAGATGTCCAGGCTGCCTACGCCAAATGGCTGAAGCCGGCGGATTTGGTCGAGGTGACCCAGGGCCCCACGCCGAAATGA